The Oncorhynchus nerka isolate Pitt River linkage group LG12, Oner_Uvic_2.0, whole genome shotgun sequence genome includes a region encoding these proteins:
- the gphb5 gene encoding glycoprotein hormone beta-5 yields the protein MTQRRGTQWWCAVLLCCTGLWSWLHPETLSQASAVNLRRFIGCAVREFTFLARKPGCGGLHITTDACWGRCETWEKPVLDPPYIESYQRVCTYNETRLVTVRLPNCSANVDPMYTYPVALRCDCGVCLTSTTECITSV from the exons ATGACCCAGAGGAGAGGTACTCAGTG gtggtgtgctgtgctgctgtgctgtACAGGGCTGTGGTCATGGCTTCACCCAGAGACACTGAGCCAGGCTTCAGCCGTCAACCTGCGCCGCTTCATTGGCTGTGCCGTCCGGGAGTTCACCTTCCTGGCCAGGAAACCAGGCTGTGGAGGGCTGCACATCACCACTGACGCCTGCTGGGGACGCTGTGAGACCTGGGAg AAGCCTGTCCTGGACCCTCCCTACATAGAGTCATACCAGCGTGTGTGTACCTACAACGAGACCCGCCTGGTGACGGTGCGGCTGCCTAACTGCTCAGCCAACGTGGACCCCATGTACACCTACCCTGTAGCCCTGAGGTGTGATTGTGGAgtgtgcctgaccagtaccactGAGTGCATCACCTCTGTCTGA